The Macaca thibetana thibetana isolate TM-01 chromosome 5, ASM2454274v1, whole genome shotgun sequence genomic sequence TGAAGGTCGATGGCTTCCTGCTGACCGGGGTGTACACCTTACCATCCTGAGAGAACTGGATCTCGTATGTCCACAGGCACCTGGGGAGGTCAGGCCAAGACCAAGGCTGGGGTCAAGACAGTCCTCaaaggccagggcaggcagggcaggtggCCCAGAGCACCATTCCCTCAAGCCCCTCCGCGgcacctccccagcccctgggcaCTCTTCCTGCCCAGACAGGAGAGGGCTGGAGCCTAACTGTCCACTTCATGTCCCATAGGAGAACGCACATCCCACTGgcagggcctggtgcagtggcccACAGCGTTTGGGGTGAAGGGCAGGGACGCAGGGCTGCGAGGGAAGGAGCTGGTGGGCCATGGCGAGTAGCCTGAGTGACCGAATGGGTGAAGGGGTCGGGACCCAGGGGCGTGCCTAGGACTAGGCAGGGGGAGGGGTGGTCCCACTCACGCACTTGGAGCCCACGTGTTCATCCGACCAGACCAGAACCAGCTGCCCTTGGGTCAAGGGCAGGGCACGGAGCCGCGTgacctgggggagggaggggctgtgaTGGGGTCGGGGAGGAGGAGTCCGGGCGGGCCACAGCGCGGGTTGGGGGACTGCCACTTGCCTGGCCGGGCAGCTTCTCAGGGCGCGCGCACACATGCACCAGCAGAAGCGACGGCAGTCGCAGCGCGGGGCGCAGGGTCAGGCGGCCGCTGGCGGGGAAGGGGCGCGGCGCCGCGGCCACCGGgtcctgggtgcagtggcgggtcCTCAGGGTTCTCCAGGGGGGCTGGGGACGCTCGGCCCGACCTCAGGGCGAACGGCCCCGGCCCACAGCTCTGCCTCCTACCCACACCGCCTCGGGGCCCCCGCCCCGGGTCCCCACCCTCCGCCCACCCTCCTGGGACCCCGGCCCAGCCCCTCGCCCCTCCGCGGCCCACCCACCTCGGCCGCGCGCATGCGCCGGAACTGCTCGGCAGAGGGGAAGACAGGCCGGCCCAGGCGCCGCCACTCGCCGTCGGGGCTGCAGAGCCGGTTGTCCAGGTAGCGCGTGACGTAGACCAGGCCTGCGGGGCCCGACGCTCAGGCCTCGGCTCCCCGGGCCGCCCCCTCCAGAGCCCTGGCGGGGCCAGAGACCTCCCTGGGACCCCAGCTCACCTGGGCCGGGGGTCACCCCGCGCAGCCGCAGCGTCACCGCGACGCTGCGGTTGGGGTGGGCGCGGGTGTCGTCGCTCGCGTAGATCAGCACAGCGGCACGCCAGGCATCGGCTGGGCCCTCGGGGCGGTGGGCGCTGGCCAGGACGCCCACCGTGTGGTTGCTGTCCAGGACCGTCCCCGCCCGAGACACCTCGGCCCAGAGCTGCTCCTCGTCTGCGGGACGCGGGGACCGTCGCCGCGTGGGGTCGTTGCCCCGCCGCCCCCAGACCCCGGACCGGGCCTCCCACCACTCGCTCCCCCTCCCCTTCATGAAGGAGTCCCCAGGCCCTGCCACGCGGAGGCCGACCCCGGGAAGCGCGCGGCTCGAAGAGGCGTGCTCCCCGCAGCAGGGCCTTCGCAGGAGCCGCTCCCCAGCCTGGAAGGCCCTGGCCGGCCCACCCCAGCGGCCCGGGCTCACCCAGCAGCGCCAGCAGCCCCATGGCTGTGAGCACCGGCTTGCGCACCAGCTGCACGTGCGGCGGGCGGGTGTTGTTGACCTGGAAGCGCGCAGTGAGCGTGCGCTGCGCGAAGGGGTGCGGGTGGTAGCTCAGGAAGGCGTTGTCGTTGCTCAGGAGCGCATAGGGGATGGTGGAGCTGGTGTTGGCCAGTAGCAGGTTCTGATGCTGGGCGATGACCTGCGGATGTCCAGGGCGGCTGGGACCGCGAGCCACGGCCACAGCTCGCCTGTCCTGTCCCAGGAGGAAGGTGGCTGGGGGGCACGCAGGGCGTTGGGCCGGCCCACCTTCACCACCATGGCCGCATAGGTCACGTCAGCCCTCCACGGCTGGGGCAGGGACCAGCCCACCAGCGGGTCCGCCTCGTCGTTGTAAATGGGGGTGTCCGCAAACTTGGGGAAGAGCTGCCGGATCTGCTGCGCGACGGCCTTCTCCTGCTCCAGGATGGAGATGGAGCTGCGCGCACCCTGCGGGTGTGGCCGCCTCAGTACCACCAGGGTCAGCGCCTCCCCGGGCAACGCCGCTGAGGGCGCAGAACCCCGGGACGGGCGGAGGAGTAGGGCGCACCTTCCTGTGGAGGGAGATGTAGTCCAGCCGCACGCCCACCTCCCCGGTGAAGAAGTTGGTACCGTCGTGGCAGTGGCGCAGGAGGCCCCAGCTCAGCGGGGATCGCGGTGGGGTGTGGAAGGAGTCGCCAGGGCCTCCCAGCCGCAGGGCCGGGCTGGCCGCGCGCAGACCCTCCGAGCAGGCATCGTAGTAGTTCAGGAAGCCTGGACCAGGGGAGCACTGCGTCTACACCTGCCCTGGGGACCAGCGGCTTAGCCTCTGCTCCTGCCTTCCTCTGCCCGCTTTCAGCCGGGCAGGATCCCAGGAAGTGGTGCACACCTTGCATGGTCATGGAGACGTTGTCAAAGTCGTGGTGGTCCGGCTCGTTCCACGTCTCGAAGTTCCATTTGGAAACATGCGCCAGTCCGTACCTACCTGCAGAGGAGCCCTGCTGTCCCCCCAGCACAGGTGAATCTAGCCTCAGTGACTCCCACGGAGGGAGGGCGCAAAGTGATGAAGGGCATCTGGCTTAAGATGAACCCCACCTCCACACAGGCCAACCTCCTGCCCCACATCAGGAAGCCCTGGCTCAAAGGGATCCAAGACCTGGGCGGTGGCCTAGGTGACAGGGGTGCAGCCTGCCCAGGAGTACCCCCGAGCCTGGGGCCCAAGGGCCTGCACCGATCAAAGTGCAGGTATCCCTTGTCCCTGCCCCATCTCCCCCCTCCACCCCGCTCCCACCAGGGGCCTGTGCTCGCCCACCGATGTATctcctggccaggctggagaCCAAGTCCTTCCACTCAAACACCTGCTGCTTGTCCTCAAAGTCGGTGAAGTGGCCCGAGGCACTGCCCATCAGCTCAAACCCTGGAACACAGGAGGGCTGCCCCACTGCCCACCACACACGACACCCATGCTCTGCCAGGTCGTGCTCCGGCACCAAGGCCAGCCCTGAATGGACATCCAAGGACCCGGAGGAGCTGGGTGAGGGAGAGGGTAGGCAGGGCAAGAGGGTGCAGGAGGGCTGGGAGGGCAGAGCCCACAGCTCACCTGGGAGGAGCTGGTTCTCCCTGAGAAGGTCCAGGTACCCATCCAGGTGGGTGAAGTTGTAGCTTGGGCCCCATCCAGTGGACCCCCTGCAGAAGGACGGTCATCGTCAGGAAGCAGGGTGCCCACACAGCTCCATGCTCCAGGCTGGAACTGTGGCCACAACAGAGCATGTGAGACCCTGCAAGGTGCCACCCGGGACTCAGATCCCGGCTTCCCGACGGGCCCTTCCCCTTGGAAAATCATCAACCCTATGAAAGCCGAGTGTGAACTAGAGTATCTGTACATGGAGACCCCCCAACCTGACACCATCAAGAGATGGAAGACTTGGGGTGGGGGTTCGTAATAGCCCTGAGGCTCAGTGGGACGAGGCAGGCAGGTCCTGAGGGGCAGGGGCCAGGGGTCAGGAGCCAGGCAGGACCTGGTGGGCAACCCACCCTCGTTCTCTGTACctcctggaggcccaggagtgCCCCATTTCCCCTCCCACACCCCAACAGGCAACATGGGTGGGCAGGAAAGGGAGAAGGCAGCTGCCCTGCCACTGCACTTGCAGATGGGGCTGAATTTCCACAGGGCCTATGTTTCAAGGGCACAGGCATCATCGGGGAATGGGAATCTTTGGTGAAGGGGATATGATAGGGAGGAGCCTAATGGCCAGCGAAGGACCTCTCTGAGGAGACATCTAAGGCTACTACACAATGGGACTAGCCAGCAGGAAGACGTCCAGGCAGCAGATGGCATCGCCAGTGCAAAGGCTCTGGGACAGGAATGTGCACGTGATAATCAGGGAGTAGGGAGGCAGCTGGTGGGCCTGGGACAGAATCAGGGTGGATATCACAGGAGATGAGGCTCCACGGCGTCTGGAAGTGACTGCTTTGAGCATGGGACCCTGACCAGGAGCAAAACAGGGGTGCCTTTCAGCGTTCTGAGTGAGCAGTGCCAGGGCATTTTTCAAGGATCCCTCTGGCAGCCCACTGGAGTCAGGGTGGGAGTGAAGACTGGCTGGGGACCATGGTGGTGGCCCAGAGAGGTATGGTGCCCAGACTGGGTGGTGGCTGTGCAGGTTGTGAGCAGAGGCTGGAGCAGATGGACCGATGAGGTTTGAGGTGAGCTGGTGCGGGGGTAGGGGAAGTGGTCCAGGGCAACTGTGGATTTCAGCTTGAGCAGCTGGGCGGGTGgatgagcttgcagtgagactgGTCTCGGTTTTGGCCATGTGGAGTCGAACATCTGAGGGTGAACTGGGTGAGGAGGCTGGTGTGCAGGGGTCTGGGGCTGTGGGTGATGCTTCTGGCCTGAGGGAAGGGGGATGGGGTGAATGGAATAGCAGCCTGCCTTGAGCCTGGAGAAGcagagaccaggctggccaggctggcatTCCTGTGGATGCCACGCAGAAGGTGAGCACCTCCTATGACAGCTGGGTTTGTGCCCCATCTGCAGTGGTGGGGGACGGGGTTACCACCATGGATTGGAATCTGGCCCTATACAGGTCCCTGTCAATCTCCCCATGCCACAGCACCCCCAGCTCCACAGCAAAGGTCTGGACACCTCAACGCGTCCCTTCTGGTCCTCCCACGGTGTAGAAGATCAACGCAGAGCCTCAGCCGGAGTCTACAGCCTTCAGGGGTGGGCTCCTGCTCTGCCCCACCTCTGCTGGTCCCCATCTGCTCCTGTACCCAGGGCTGGGCACCCAGCAGGAGCAGCAGGAGTCCCTGGTGTCCACCCCACCTAGCCCCTACCACCTCCCGTCCCCTCTATCCAAAGAACACAATGGTAGCAAAGAAGTGACTTGAGAAGCACTTGGATACACATTAAATGCCCAAAAGGCGCATTCCAAAGTCCCACGGAGTTGGAGTAGCAGGACACGGTGACCTGGAGGAAAGTGAAGGCCCAGCTGGGCTTCAGGTTTTCTCTGCAGAACCCCAAGGCGATAGCCCGGCGGCCCGACACCCAGCATCAGAGATGTCCCTGGCCTGACACCCAAGGTGCCCGAGTGTCATCTGGCAGGGCTAGCTTCGCAGGGAGGGGAGCCCGGGACAGGGATCCCCGCCCCCAGGCCCAGGAACCCCGGGGTCAGTTTACAGACCCCAGGCCCCACCCTCCGCCTGGCCTCCATTGGGAAGAGCTGGGCGGGCGAGATGGAGCGCGCAGCCCACCCCCAGGGCCGGAGCTCTGCCAGACCCCGCTCCGGGTGTCGCTGGGGCCGCCGCGGCCGCACAACGCGCTCATTCACCGCACGGCCGCGGCTGGGCGGCCGCTGGGAGCCCCGCGTCCCCGCCCCTGGGCCTGAGCGCGTGCGCCGCGAGGACCGCGCGGCTGCCGGGCCTGGTGAGTGCGTGGGGCGCGCGTGCTCAGCGGTgggggcgcggggcggggccgcGCGTGCATGGGGGTTCGCAGGCGGTGGGGGGGGGACACCGCGcggggtggggagcagggccgAGCGCTCCTGAGGGTGAAGGAGAGTGCGGGTCAGGGGCAGAGGCCGGGATCGCTGGGCTGGGGGCGCGGGGCGGGCACTGGAGAAGTGCCTCTCGGGAGAAGCTGCAGTTGTGGCCAGGACGAAGGGGACGCAGGTGCTAGAGGGTGAGGGCCAGGGCCTCCTCTTCTCCAGACCTCGGAGCACGCCCACCCGCGGGAGGGTCACTGGGAATAAACTTGGGTCCGGTCCCAAAGCCCTGTCAGCCGGGCTTCTTTCCACGGGTGGGAGGCAAGGATACCAAGTCTCCTTTCCCAGTAAATGGACTCCAATGTAAAAGGGCTGATTTAAAGACAAAACTGAGGAAGTAAGTGTGTGGCACAAAACTGGCCACGGGATCAGACCGGAGGACGGTTCAGGCAGGTCCCAGTTGCTGGGGCCAAGCAGGGAAGGAAGGTGTTGGCAGCCCTGTGCGTGCACTGGCTTGGGGCAGAATATGCTACCCACTCTCTCTGGACCTCTGGGCACTCAGCCTTTGGGCCTGACCACAGGGCAGCACCAGCCACTGCCTCAGTGctcagagaaactgaggcagagacacGTGGGAGGCGGGCCAGTCAGACCCCAAAGATCCTATAATGATGACCTCACCTGCTTTCGACACCCAGCCTAGGTGGGGACTAAAAGGGCCTGAGGCCCAATGCCTACAGAAGACCCCTGAGGCCAGGCCCCTGCGGTGTGGCTGAGGCTGTTCCTGAACTATGCTTGCCTGCCTAAAATCTCACCGTGGGTCCCCACAAGCCAATCTCTGGACACCTCCACCACCCTTCCTGAGGGGGAAGGGCCACCTCCCACTCGAGGTTTTTCTGTGGCCCCAGGTGACACTGCCCACCCTACCCTGCATGCAGGCATCTGCACCAGGCGCCCACCCCTGCTCCAGCACCCAGGTCCTCCCTGGCTCCTTTAGGGAGACCTTGAGGGAGCAAGCCCAGCCCCCTGGGTCTCCCCAGTTCTCCAACAACCCTTCCGGTGGCTGTACCCAGAGAGGTCCTTATCTGTCCCAGGGAGGGGCCTGAGGCCCTGCATGACTGCCTTACCCCGCCCACTGGCCAACTGCTTCTTACAGCACAGCTCCCAACTGCTGGGCAAACAGCTGCTTCCCAGGGACCACTGGGGCCCAGGTTAGGCAGGGGTGGGAGCGAGGGCTCAGACTCTGGAGGACAGGGGAGGGGCTCTGAGGAGAAAGGAGACTTGGAGAGGGCATCCCAGGTGGAGGCTACGGGGGTACGAGACCCTGGAGCCCGTTCAGCCCTGTCCACATCTCACACTTTCGGTGTCTCCTACTCTGTGGCCACGCCAACTACATTCCACTCCCATTTCACCTCCAAATGGGAACTGCAGCCCAGTCTTCCCTGGGCCGACCCAGGGCTGTGGGGAACTAGCAGGGCTTGGCAGACGGCTTCCACGAGGAGGTACCTCTGGTGGAGTGAGTGTCCAGGGACTCCTCCCTCTGGGGCTCTGCCCCATCAATGTCTGTGTCCATGTCCTGGCGGAATGAAGCCCCAGCACATCAGCTGGTTCTGCGAGACCCTTGGCTTCAATCCCACGCAGACAGGAGAAATAGAGCTTGTGACTTCTGTTCCCAGGACCAAGTCAGGCTGCCCAAGGTGCCAGGGCCAGCTTGGCCTTCCAGCCCCACCTGAGggacccaccacagcctcctggcCTCCCTTGGGATGGGAGAGCACTGAGGCCTGCAGCCCCTTGTTACACTCACCCTCTAGCCACAGGTGCCCGGTGCAGGCTCCCAAGCAATACTCACTGTCAAAGTGGTGGGGGGCGAGGGGGGGACCTGAGGCTcccaaggaattttttttttttttttttttgagacagaaccggccgggcatggtggctcacacctgtaatcccagcacttctggagccCGAGGCgagtgtatcacgaggtcaggagttcaagactagcctgaccaacatagtgaaaccctgcctctactaaaaatacaaaaattatccgggcgtggtggtgcatgcctgtagtcccagctactcaggaggctgaggcaggagaatcgcttgaacctgggaggcggaggctgcagtgagctgagattgtgccactgcactctagcctgggcgacagagcaagactccgtctcaaaaaaaaaaaaaaaaaaaaaaaaaaaaaaagaaaaacagacagatttgcaggctggagtgaagtggtagaatcatacctcactgcagcctggacctcccgggctcaagcgatcctcctaccttagcttcccaaagtgctgggccag encodes the following:
- the IDUA gene encoding alpha-L-iduronidase, producing the protein MRPLRPRATLLAVLASLLAAPPVVPAEAPHLVQVDAAHTLWPLRRFWRSTGFCPPLPHSQADQYVLSWDQQLNLAYVGAVPHRGIEQVRTHWLLELVTTRGSTGWGPSYNFTHLDGYLDLLRENQLLPGFELMGSASGHFTDFEDKQQVFEWKDLVSSLARRYIGRYGLAHVSKWNFETWNEPDHHDFDNVSMTMQGFLNYYDACSEGLRAASPALRLGGPGDSFHTPPRSPLSWGLLRHCHDGTNFFTGEVGVRLDYISLHRKGARSSISILEQEKAVAQQIRQLFPKFADTPIYNDEADPLVGWSLPQPWRADVTYAAMVVKVIAQHQNLLLANTSSTIPYALLSNDNAFLSYHPHPFAQRTLTARFQVNNTRPPHVQLVRKPVLTAMGLLALLDEEQLWAEVSRAGTVLDSNHTVGVLASAHRPEGPADAWRAAVLIYASDDTRAHPNRSVAVTLRLRGVTPGPGLVYVTRYLDNRLCSPDGEWRRLGRPVFPSAEQFRRMRAAEDPVAAAPRPFPASGRLTLRPALRLPSLLLVHVCARPEKLPGQVTRLRALPLTQGQLVLVWSDEHVGSKCLWTYEIQFSQDGKVYTPVSRKPSTFNLFVFSPDTGTVSGSYRVRALDYWARPGPFSNPVPYLEVPVPRGPPAPGNP